In the genome of Granulibacter bethesdensis CGDNIH1, one region contains:
- a CDS encoding glycosyltransferase family 2 protein — MNIIGITRVFNEDDIIESFVRHHSIFFNSHIFIDNGSSDQTVDILIKLKNEGFNIILFENKSIIFQEMQINTEFYKFANNMNPDWIMYIDADEFIDIRNSENLFYETLKIQKEDIESVLFELNNYQNTFEDDHDEIAVPVRITHRLPCGSNVWKTAVRGQIRSNVVIEAGNHGVIIDDRYARDCKSHQVKLAHFNRRSVWQELTKIIIGHLKAISTGKEAKERNWSAHYKPFYEKIKNKPWEILKSDYILSKDNKNRQYFYDPMNYLGGDLRYTNKTDYDMKSIISIINYFENLSQSHGDIVDLLRENNIESMHSVIRRIF, encoded by the coding sequence ATGAATATTATTGGAATAACAAGAGTATTTAATGAAGATGATATTATTGAATCATTTGTCCGTCATCATTCGATTTTTTTTAATTCCCATATATTCATCGATAATGGAAGTTCAGATCAAACAGTTGATATATTAATAAAATTAAAAAATGAGGGATTTAATATTATTCTTTTTGAAAATAAATCTATTATTTTTCAGGAAATGCAAATTAATACAGAATTTTATAAATTTGCAAATAATATGAATCCGGATTGGATTATGTATATTGATGCAGATGAATTTATAGACATAAGAAATAGTGAAAACCTGTTTTACGAAACGCTAAAAATTCAGAAAGAAGACATTGAAAGCGTTTTGTTTGAGCTGAACAATTATCAAAATACTTTTGAAGATGATCATGATGAAATTGCAGTGCCTGTCAGAATTACCCATCGTCTGCCCTGTGGATCCAATGTCTGGAAAACCGCTGTCAGGGGGCAAATCCGGTCAAATGTGGTTATCGAAGCTGGTAATCACGGGGTTATCATAGATGATCGCTATGCTCGAGATTGCAAAAGTCATCAGGTAAAACTGGCTCATTTTAACAGACGCTCTGTCTGGCAGGAATTAACAAAGATTATCATCGGTCATCTGAAAGCAATCAGTACAGGGAAAGAAGCAAAAGAAAGAAACTGGTCTGCTCATTATAAACCATTTTACGAAAAAATTAAAAACAAACCTTGGGAAATATTAAAAAGTGATTATATTTTATCGAAAGACAATAAAAATCGACAATATTTTTATGATCCAATGAATTATTTGGGCGGTGATTTGAGATATACGAATAAAACGGACTATGATATGAAAAGTATTATATCAATAATAAATTATTTTGAAAATCTTTCACAAAGCCATGGAGATATTGTTGATCTGTTAAGAGAAAATAATATTGAGAGCATGCATTCTGTCATCAGACGAATATTTTAA
- a CDS encoding YoaK family protein, whose product MYDRAKAILSALERVVTEPESQLGLTLTAVAAAANACGFLAVGRFLSHMSGVVSTMAFHAAAGEVEILLLMAGVFILFVAGAACSAMIVNEAVRRRYRNVYIWPLILEAILLAAYGIGSTMALPEWRYDVVIGFSFLMGLQNATITTISGARMRTTHITGVVTDIGTEIGRLLYERSGRRVIPSLTSNPYKLVLLLCLVTSFFLGGVLGVLSFTQIGLLTCVPLALILAVVIIIMHRYYPNRPEK is encoded by the coding sequence ATGTATGATCGTGCAAAGGCGATCCTGTCAGCACTGGAACGCGTTGTTACGGAGCCGGAATCTCAATTGGGATTGACGCTGACTGCTGTCGCGGCAGCTGCAAATGCTTGTGGCTTCCTCGCGGTCGGGCGCTTTCTGTCGCATATGTCCGGCGTGGTCTCGACCATGGCCTTTCATGCAGCAGCCGGAGAGGTCGAGATTCTTCTGCTGATGGCGGGTGTGTTCATATTGTTTGTGGCCGGGGCAGCCTGCTCTGCCATGATTGTGAATGAAGCCGTCCGTAGACGCTATCGCAACGTCTATATCTGGCCGCTGATTCTGGAAGCAATCCTGCTTGCGGCATACGGGATTGGTTCGACCATGGCGCTGCCGGAGTGGCGTTATGATGTCGTGATCGGTTTCAGCTTCCTGATGGGGCTGCAAAACGCGACGATCACCACAATCTCCGGCGCGCGGATGCGCACCACACATATTACCGGGGTGGTAACCGATATCGGCACTGAAATCGGTCGACTGCTCTATGAGCGGTCAGGGCGCCGCGTCATCCCCAGCCTGACCTCCAACCCTTACAAGCTCGTTCTGCTCCTGTGTCTGGTGACATCGTTTTTTCTGGGTGGTGTGCTCGGTGTACTGAGTTTTACCCAGATCGGGTTACTGACCTGTGTGCCTCTGGCCTTGATCCTTGCCGTCGTGATCATAATCATGCACCGGTATTATCCTAACCGGCCTGAGAAATAA
- the htpG gene encoding molecular chaperone HtpG, translating into MSDQTTTGQATAGETGASGSEQHRFGAEVDRLLHLVIHSLYTEREIFLRELVANAADAIERRRFEALSDTTLLAGADEAKIRLSADKAARTLTIADGGIGMTRDDLITHLGTIAKSGTRAFGEALKAREEQKEGAEKPTTIGQFGVGFYAAFMVADRVEVTSRRAGTEDAWTWSSEGNGTFAIAPGSRDTAGTTIVMHIKADADEFLDSWRLENIIRKWADFIAVPVLVAQEDGEDRAANDGAALWRKSKSEVTEEDYEAFYRHVGSFFDKPWATLHWRAEGAIDFSALLFIPGSPGFTPMDEERESRVRLHVKRMFITDRAEILPAWLRFVHGVVDTDDLPLNVSREMLQATPVLARIRKAVTNRVLTELKTRAKDEESYRTFWQHFGRVLKEGVWDDSEHRKDLLPLLRFASSAIPADQDGGLTSLDAYVSRMKEGQKAIYYLAGDRVETLRNSPQLEGFRAQGYEVLLLEDPIDAFWPERAESFADKPIRSVARSAEDLAAPEGDVPDVSALTSALKAALGERVSEVRASTRLVSSAVILSSAGVGPDLQMQRLLARAGRGLPPAPPVLEINPRHKLIASLVSAAAQGEGEARGMESVAETLLDLARIQEGEAPADPTAFAGRVMSWIEQGLPGHQAAEKASA; encoded by the coding sequence ATGAGCGACCAGACAACAACCGGACAGGCCACCGCCGGAGAAACCGGGGCCAGCGGTTCGGAGCAGCATCGTTTCGGGGCCGAAGTGGACCGGCTGCTGCACCTCGTCATTCATTCCCTGTACACCGAGCGCGAGATTTTCCTGCGCGAACTGGTCGCCAACGCGGCCGACGCCATTGAGCGCCGCAGATTCGAGGCTTTGTCCGACACCACCCTGCTGGCTGGCGCGGATGAGGCGAAGATCCGTCTTTCCGCCGACAAGGCCGCCCGCACCCTGACCATTGCCGATGGTGGTATCGGCATGACGCGGGACGATCTGATCACCCATCTCGGCACCATCGCCAAATCAGGCACCCGCGCCTTTGGTGAGGCCCTGAAAGCCCGCGAGGAGCAGAAGGAAGGCGCTGAAAAGCCCACCACGATCGGCCAGTTCGGTGTCGGTTTCTATGCCGCTTTCATGGTGGCCGACCGGGTGGAGGTGACCTCCCGCCGCGCTGGCACGGAGGATGCCTGGACATGGTCGTCGGAGGGAAACGGCACGTTCGCCATCGCGCCCGGCAGCCGGGATACGGCGGGCACGACCATTGTGATGCATATCAAGGCGGATGCTGATGAATTCCTCGATTCCTGGCGTCTTGAAAACATTATCCGCAAATGGGCCGATTTCATTGCCGTCCCGGTGCTGGTGGCCCAGGAAGATGGTGAGGACAGGGCCGCCAATGATGGGGCCGCGCTGTGGCGCAAGAGCAAGTCGGAGGTGACGGAGGAGGACTATGAAGCCTTCTACCGTCATGTCGGCAGCTTTTTCGATAAGCCGTGGGCGACCCTGCACTGGCGGGCAGAAGGGGCGATTGATTTCTCCGCCCTGCTGTTCATCCCCGGCAGTCCCGGCTTTACGCCGATGGATGAGGAACGTGAAAGCCGCGTCCGCCTGCATGTGAAGCGGATGTTCATCACTGATCGTGCCGAGATCCTGCCTGCCTGGCTGCGTTTCGTGCATGGCGTGGTCGATACGGATGATCTGCCGCTGAATGTCAGCCGCGAGATGTTGCAGGCCACCCCGGTGCTGGCGCGTATTCGCAAGGCGGTGACGAACCGTGTGCTGACCGAACTGAAAACCCGTGCCAAGGACGAGGAAAGCTACCGGACCTTCTGGCAGCATTTCGGCCGCGTGCTGAAGGAAGGCGTGTGGGATGATTCCGAGCATCGCAAGGATCTGCTGCCTTTGCTGCGTTTCGCATCCTCTGCCATTCCGGCGGATCAGGATGGCGGCCTGACCTCGCTCGACGCTTATGTCTCGCGCATGAAGGAAGGGCAGAAGGCGATTTACTACCTCGCCGGAGACCGGGTGGAGACGCTGCGCAACTCACCCCAGCTGGAAGGCTTCCGGGCACAGGGCTATGAAGTGCTGCTGCTGGAAGATCCGATCGACGCATTCTGGCCGGAGCGTGCCGAGTCATTCGCGGATAAGCCGATCCGTTCGGTGGCCCGCTCGGCGGAGGATCTGGCGGCGCCGGAAGGCGACGTGCCGGATGTGTCGGCCCTGACCTCCGCCCTCAAAGCCGCGCTGGGCGAGCGCGTGTCGGAGGTGCGTGCCAGCACTCGTCTGGTCTCCAGCGCGGTTATTCTCTCCTCTGCCGGCGTGGGGCCTGACCTTCAGATGCAGCGTCTGCTGGCGCGTGCCGGACGTGGCTTGCCACCCGCTCCGCCGGTGCTGGAAATCAACCCGCGCCACAAGCTGATTGCCTCCCTCGTCAGCGCTGCCGCGCAGGGTGAGGGTGAGGCACGCGGTATGGAAAGTGTCGCGGAAACCTTGCTCGATCTGGCGCGGATTCAGGAAGGTGAGGCCCCGGCCGATCCGACCGCTTTTGCCGGGCGGGTCATGAGCTGGATCGAGCAGGGCCTGCCCGGTCATCAGGCTGCTGAAAAGGCTTCCGCGTGA
- the recF gene encoding DNA replication/repair protein RecF (All proteins in this family for which functions are known are DNA-binding proteins that assist the filamentation of RecA onto DNA for the initiation of recombination or recombinational repair.) has product MPHIRTLTLTRFRNYAALAWSPPPGLVGVVGPNGSGKTNLLEAISLLSPGRGLRNARTDQLARQGEGGDGSWAVHARILSPTGPVELATGVLPGTERRQVRIDGDIIRGQAELGAHITTVWLTPQMDRLFQEGPAGRRRFLDRLVYGLEPAHAREVAAQAASLTERARLLAMRADPAWLAAVEDSIARHATAVTASRLAYVTRLNDVLVQGGAGGFPPARLDLNCAIATRLSRHPAVEVEDWLRAALRDSRETDGESGTQGIGAHRSDLLMKDAATGRSASIASTGQQKALLIGVTLGHAVLLKAVRGRAPVMLLDEPMTHLDAERRRLLLTALRGLGGQGFLTATDRDAFDADLSCVTCLEGCLHPVS; this is encoded by the coding sequence TTGCCCCATATCCGGACGCTGACACTGACCCGGTTCCGAAATTATGCCGCTCTGGCATGGTCTCCGCCGCCGGGGCTGGTGGGGGTTGTCGGCCCTAATGGCAGCGGCAAGACCAATTTGCTGGAGGCGATTTCCCTGCTTTCCCCCGGTCGCGGGCTGCGCAATGCTCGCACGGACCAGCTTGCAAGACAGGGGGAGGGGGGAGATGGCAGTTGGGCAGTGCATGCCCGGATTCTGTCCCCGACAGGGCCGGTGGAACTGGCAACCGGCGTCCTCCCCGGCACCGAGCGTCGTCAGGTGCGGATTGATGGCGATATTATCCGTGGTCAGGCCGAACTGGGCGCACATATCACCACGGTCTGGCTGACCCCGCAGATGGATCGGCTGTTTCAGGAGGGCCCTGCCGGCCGTCGACGATTTCTCGATCGTCTGGTTTATGGGCTGGAACCGGCGCATGCACGGGAAGTCGCGGCTCAGGCGGCGAGCCTCACGGAACGAGCGCGGCTGCTGGCAATGCGGGCCGATCCGGCCTGGCTGGCAGCGGTTGAGGATTCCATTGCCCGTCATGCGACGGCGGTGACGGCTTCCCGCCTTGCGTATGTCACACGGTTGAATGATGTTCTGGTTCAGGGAGGCGCAGGAGGTTTTCCGCCTGCAAGGCTGGATCTGAACTGTGCCATTGCTACCCGTCTTTCCCGCCATCCGGCAGTCGAGGTTGAGGACTGGCTGCGTGCCGCCCTGCGTGACAGCCGCGAGACTGATGGAGAAAGTGGCACGCAGGGAATAGGCGCCCATCGCAGTGATCTGCTGATGAAGGATGCGGCAACGGGCCGTTCGGCGTCGATTGCCAGTACCGGGCAGCAGAAAGCTCTGCTGATCGGAGTGACTTTAGGGCATGCCGTCCTGTTGAAGGCGGTAAGAGGGCGGGCGCCCGTGATGCTGCTGGATGAGCCTATGACCCATCTGGATGCCGAACGCCGGAGGCTGTTGCTGACGGCATTGCGGGGACTGGGTGGACAAGGTTTTCTGACAGCGACAGACCGCGATGCGTTCGATGCGGATTTATCCTGTGTGACCTGTCTGGAAGGATGCCTGCACCCGGTATCCTAG
- a CDS encoding MarR family transcriptional regulator, translated as MASVSNTDQMVGILRDTVVAMVRRDGPDLSARQLGVFLTCYMQDGAHTVRGLAQELNVSKPAITRALDRLGELDLARRKVDPMDRRSVLVQRTMKGNAFLRDLRSIMAEAAAPQRRGSNEGRRVANG; from the coding sequence ATGGCTAGTGTTAGCAATACGGATCAAATGGTCGGCATTCTGCGCGACACGGTTGTTGCGATGGTGCGTCGTGACGGTCCCGATCTCTCCGCCCGTCAGCTTGGCGTTTTTCTGACATGCTACATGCAGGACGGCGCTCATACGGTGCGTGGACTGGCGCAGGAGCTGAATGTTTCCAAGCCCGCCATTACCCGCGCGCTTGATCGGCTGGGTGAGCTGGATTTGGCCCGTCGCAAAGTGGACCCCATGGATCGCCGTAGCGTACTGGTGCAGCGAACCATGAAAGGCAATGCTTTCCTGCGCGATCTGCGTTCGATTATGGCCGAGGCCGCTGCCCCGCAGCGTCGCGGCAGCAACGAAGGACGACGCGTTGCGAATGGCTGA
- the gyrB gene encoding DNA topoisomerase (ATP-hydrolyzing) subunit B produces the protein MSDPTPLPPDSDAYDASSISVLRGLDAVRKRPGMYIGDTDDGSGLHHMAFEIIDNAVDEAQAGFASEVTLTLNGDGSVTVTDDGRGIPTDIHAEEGISAAEVVLTRLHAGGKFNQNSYKVSGGLHGVGAAVVNALSEWMEVRIWREGREHFIRFRHGDAEAPLVEIGPSPRGSGTQVTFKPSNLTFTRVEFEFATLERRLRELAFLNSGLKIVLRDERHVPAQESVFCYEGGLTAFVEWLDRGKVALFDPPISAAGSANADQGDIKVEFSLVWNDSFHETMLCFTNNIPQRDGGTHLAGFRQALTRVVSKYAEGLGKKEQLALVGEDMREGMTAVLSVKVPDPKFSSQTKEKLVSSEVQPVVHAAVADAIGHWFETHPKETRSIIQKAMDAASAREAARRARELTRRKGVLDISSLPGKLADCQERDPSKCEIFIVEGDSAGGSAKQGRDRKFQAILPLKGKILNVERARFDRMLGSAEIGTLITALGTGIGRGEPEQGGFDIAKLRYHRIVIMTDADVDGSHIRTLLLTFFFRQMPQLFTNGHLYIAQPPLFKATRGKDERYLKDERALEEYLLSKALNEAQLTLADGRVFAGDELAEEVNHLRDVAARMRRLAGGIPLALLEQAVVAGALRPDATPDTLQTLSARLNAISPASERGWIVASEGEGLTMRRTVRGVAERHTLEATALRSAEARWLAERTDQLAARYTQPVSLALDAARLELAGPASVLERILAHGRKGLSFQRFKGLGEMNPEQLWSTTLDPATRTLLQVKVGDIEDAGQIFSTLMGDVVEPRRDFIVGNALKVANLDV, from the coding sequence ATGTCCGATCCTACGCCGCTGCCGCCTGATTCTGATGCTTATGATGCGTCCTCGATTTCCGTACTGCGGGGGCTTGATGCAGTCAGAAAGCGCCCTGGCATGTATATCGGCGACACTGATGATGGCTCCGGCCTGCATCACATGGCGTTTGAAATTATCGATAATGCGGTGGATGAGGCTCAGGCCGGGTTCGCGAGCGAAGTCACCCTGACCCTGAATGGGGATGGCAGTGTGACCGTGACCGATGACGGACGCGGCATCCCTACGGATATTCACGCCGAGGAAGGCATTTCCGCGGCGGAGGTCGTGCTGACCCGCTTGCATGCGGGCGGCAAGTTCAACCAGAATTCCTACAAGGTCTCCGGTGGCTTGCATGGCGTGGGAGCGGCCGTGGTCAACGCTCTGTCCGAATGGATGGAAGTGCGCATCTGGAGAGAGGGGCGTGAACATTTCATCCGCTTCCGTCATGGCGATGCGGAGGCTCCGTTGGTCGAGATCGGCCCTTCACCGCGCGGTTCCGGCACGCAGGTCACGTTCAAGCCGAGCAACCTGACTTTTACCAGGGTCGAATTTGAATTCGCCACCTTGGAACGTCGCTTGCGGGAGCTGGCATTTCTGAATTCAGGCCTGAAGATCGTGCTGCGTGACGAACGTCATGTGCCGGCTCAGGAAAGCGTGTTCTGCTATGAAGGTGGGCTGACCGCTTTCGTCGAATGGCTTGATCGCGGCAAAGTGGCGCTGTTTGATCCACCGATCAGTGCCGCCGGTTCTGCCAATGCTGATCAGGGTGATATCAAGGTCGAATTTTCGCTGGTCTGGAACGACAGTTTCCATGAGACCATGCTGTGCTTCACCAACAATATTCCCCAGCGTGATGGTGGCACGCATCTGGCCGGTTTCCGTCAGGCGCTGACCCGCGTTGTTTCCAAATATGCTGAAGGACTGGGCAAAAAAGAGCAGCTGGCTCTGGTTGGCGAGGATATGCGCGAAGGTATGACCGCCGTTCTGTCGGTCAAAGTTCCGGACCCGAAATTTTCTTCGCAGACCAAGGAAAAGCTTGTCAGTTCCGAAGTGCAGCCGGTGGTTCATGCAGCGGTCGCCGATGCGATCGGGCACTGGTTTGAAACGCATCCCAAGGAAACCCGCTCCATCATCCAGAAGGCGATGGATGCGGCCTCGGCCCGTGAAGCAGCCCGGCGGGCGCGTGAACTGACCCGGCGCAAGGGTGTACTGGATATTTCTTCGCTGCCCGGGAAGCTCGCCGATTGTCAGGAGCGCGATCCTTCCAAATGCGAAATTTTCATCGTCGAGGGTGACAGCGCCGGTGGCTCCGCCAAGCAGGGCCGTGACCGGAAATTTCAGGCGATCCTGCCGCTCAAGGGTAAAATCCTCAATGTGGAGCGGGCGCGTTTTGATCGTATGCTCGGCAGTGCCGAAATCGGTACGCTGATTACGGCGCTTGGCACCGGTATCGGCCGTGGAGAGCCGGAGCAGGGTGGATTCGATATTGCCAAGCTGCGGTACCATCGCATCGTCATCATGACTGACGCTGATGTGGATGGTAGCCATATCCGCACTTTGCTGCTGACTTTCTTCTTCCGCCAGATGCCGCAGCTGTTTACCAATGGACATCTGTACATCGCCCAGCCGCCTCTGTTCAAAGCCACACGTGGCAAGGATGAGCGCTATCTGAAAGATGAACGTGCTCTGGAAGAGTATCTTCTTTCCAAGGCACTGAACGAGGCGCAACTGACTCTGGCGGATGGACGGGTGTTCGCCGGTGATGAACTGGCCGAGGAAGTCAACCATCTGCGTGATGTTGCGGCCCGGATGCGCAGGCTGGCCGGTGGTATTCCTCTGGCGCTGCTGGAACAGGCGGTGGTGGCGGGGGCGCTGCGTCCTGATGCTACGCCGGATACCCTGCAAACACTCAGCGCGCGGCTCAATGCTATTTCTCCCGCGTCCGAACGTGGTTGGATCGTCGCTTCGGAAGGCGAGGGGCTCACCATGCGCCGCACAGTACGGGGCGTCGCGGAGCGTCATACGCTGGAGGCCACTGCTTTGAGGAGTGCGGAAGCCCGCTGGCTGGCGGAGCGGACCGACCAGTTGGCAGCCCGCTATACGCAGCCGGTGAGTCTGGCGCTGGATGCAGCCCGGCTGGAGCTAGCCGGACCTGCCTCGGTGCTGGAGCGTATTCTGGCCCATGGGCGTAAGGGTCTCTCCTTCCAGCGCTTCAAAGGGCTGGGCGAGATGAACCCCGAGCAGCTCTGGAGTACCACGCTCGATCCGGCGACCCGCACCCTGTTGCAGGTGAAGGTCGGCGATATCGAAGATGCCGGGCAGATTTTCAGCACGCTGATGGGCGACGTTGTCGAGCCACGGCGCGATTTTATCGTTGGAAACGCATTGAAAGTGGCCAATCTGGATGTATGA
- the dnaN gene encoding DNA polymerase III subunit beta: MKFKAERAVLLKALAHVQSVVEKRNTIPILANVLLEVKDGSLRFTATDMEIAIVEDVPAEGLRDGAVTAPAGTLYEIVRKLPDGADVELDHQAGDQQLMLKSGRYATKLVVLPTDDFPSMTTGALPHQFRLAGNVLRGLIDRTRFAISTEETRYYLNGIYFHAAQGGPDGAALRAVATDGHRLARVEEPLPEGALGMPGVIVPRKTVAELRKLLDEVTDTVDVALSDTRIQFVAGPVTLTSKLIDGTFPEYERVIPKDNDKVLRVGKNDFSAAVARVAAISSERSRPVKMALDRNLLVLSASSPDQGTATEELDGDRIQYEAGALEIGFQARYLNDITDQIAEEVEFRFADGSAPTVVQDAADSSALYVLMPMRV, from the coding sequence ATGAAGTTCAAGGCCGAACGCGCTGTGCTCCTCAAGGCGCTGGCGCATGTTCAAAGCGTGGTCGAGAAGCGGAACACCATTCCGATTCTGGCCAATGTGCTTCTTGAGGTGAAAGACGGTTCCCTTCGTTTCACTGCAACCGATATGGAAATTGCCATTGTCGAGGATGTTCCTGCCGAGGGCCTTCGTGATGGTGCTGTAACGGCTCCGGCTGGTACGCTCTACGAAATTGTCCGCAAGCTGCCTGACGGGGCGGATGTGGAGCTTGATCATCAGGCTGGTGATCAGCAATTGATGCTGAAATCTGGCCGCTATGCCACAAAGTTGGTGGTACTGCCGACGGATGATTTCCCCAGCATGACCACGGGTGCGCTGCCGCATCAATTCAGGCTGGCAGGCAATGTGCTGAGGGGGTTGATAGACCGCACACGCTTTGCCATCAGCACTGAAGAAACCCGTTATTATCTAAACGGTATTTATTTTCATGCGGCCCAGGGTGGCCCGGATGGAGCCGCCCTTCGTGCCGTTGCGACGGATGGCCATCGTCTGGCGCGCGTCGAGGAGCCTTTGCCGGAAGGCGCGCTCGGTATGCCGGGAGTGATCGTGCCACGTAAAACGGTCGCGGAACTGCGCAAGCTTCTGGATGAAGTAACGGATACGGTCGATGTCGCCCTTTCCGATACCCGTATCCAGTTTGTGGCGGGACCGGTCACCCTGACCAGCAAACTGATCGACGGCACCTTCCCGGAATATGAGCGTGTGATCCCCAAAGATAACGACAAGGTTCTGCGGGTGGGGAAAAACGATTTTTCTGCTGCGGTGGCCCGTGTGGCGGCTATTTCTTCCGAACGCTCCCGCCCGGTGAAAATGGCGCTCGACCGCAATCTGCTGGTTCTGTCTGCCTCCAGTCCGGATCAGGGAACCGCGACCGAGGAACTGGACGGTGACCGTATCCAGTATGAAGCCGGGGCGCTGGAGATTGGTTTCCAGGCGCGTTATCTGAACGACATCACTGATCAGATCGCCGAGGAAGTCGAGTTCCGTTTTGCCGATGGTTCCGCCCCGACGGTGGTACAGGATGCAGCCGATTCCAGCGCGCTTTATGTGCTGATGCCGATGCGCGTCTGA
- a CDS encoding leucyl aminopeptidase family protein yields the protein MSGAPEGRSRVVAAPDEIIWGRPLECFVEGESNSLPIFPLRPEGLEAFLAGEGAHAAGFLRGAGLTAKAGQLVLYPAGDGTGPGGAVLGLGASRDPWGFGDLSSRLPAGTVWHLEPGDYAPDQAALGFALGAYRFDLFKGRQDAPAPARLVVPAESADAVEEARAVWLARDLINTPPNRLGPQELADAVRRIGHEAGAAVEIVTGPALESAYPAIAAVGAGSDRPPAVAILRWQGSRADETSPLIALCGKGVVFDTGGYDLKPSAAMLRMKKDMGGAAVMLAAARLIMQRDLPIRLVLRIGCVENSVSGRAMRPSDVLRTRSGLTVEVGNTDAEGRLVLCDLLAEAAEETPSLLVDAATLTGAARVAAGPDLPVLFSNDPLWAERLERAGGNVSDPVCRLPLWDGYDSWLSSDVADLNSVSSRPFAGAMIAALFLRRFVPPETAWVHYDLYAWNDENRPGRPRGGEGQILRGLVGSLSHYYK from the coding sequence GTGAGCGGCGCTCCGGAGGGCCGCTCACGGGTGGTTGCTGCCCCGGATGAAATTATCTGGGGGCGGCCTCTGGAGTGTTTCGTGGAGGGGGAGAGTAATTCTCTCCCCATTTTCCCGTTGCGGCCGGAGGGTCTGGAGGCTTTTCTCGCCGGAGAAGGGGCGCATGCTGCCGGGTTCCTGCGGGGGGCCGGGCTGACGGCGAAAGCGGGGCAGCTTGTGCTATATCCGGCAGGAGACGGGACTGGTCCGGGTGGTGCAGTGCTGGGTCTTGGCGCCAGCCGTGATCCGTGGGGTTTCGGTGATTTGTCCAGTCGCCTGCCAGCCGGGACGGTGTGGCATCTGGAGCCGGGGGATTATGCTCCCGATCAGGCGGCGCTCGGTTTCGCGCTGGGCGCTTATCGGTTCGACCTGTTCAAGGGGCGGCAGGATGCTCCGGCGCCGGCCCGTCTGGTTGTGCCGGCGGAAAGCGCAGACGCGGTGGAAGAAGCCCGTGCCGTGTGGCTGGCGCGTGATCTCATCAACACGCCTCCCAACCGGCTGGGACCGCAGGAACTGGCGGACGCCGTGCGCCGGATCGGCCATGAGGCAGGCGCGGCAGTGGAAATCGTGACCGGTCCGGCGCTGGAGTCAGCCTATCCGGCCATTGCCGCGGTGGGGGCAGGATCAGACCGGCCTCCCGCTGTTGCCATTCTGCGTTGGCAGGGTAGCCGTGCGGATGAGACTTCTCCGCTGATCGCGCTGTGCGGCAAGGGGGTGGTGTTCGACACGGGCGGGTATGATCTGAAGCCATCCGCCGCCATGCTGCGGATGAAGAAAGACATGGGCGGTGCTGCGGTGATGCTGGCAGCGGCCCGGCTGATCATGCAGCGCGATCTGCCGATCCGGCTGGTGCTGCGGATTGGATGCGTCGAAAATAGCGTCTCCGGTCGCGCTATGCGCCCATCCGATGTTCTGCGCACCCGCAGCGGGCTGACGGTCGAGGTCGGCAATACGGATGCTGAAGGCCGCTTGGTACTATGTGACCTTCTGGCGGAAGCTGCTGAGGAAACGCCTTCCCTGTTGGTCGATGCCGCGACCCTGACCGGGGCGGCTCGTGTCGCAGCCGGTCCTGATCTGCCAGTGCTGTTTTCCAACGATCCGCTCTGGGCGGAGCGATTGGAACGGGCGGGCGGTAACGTCTCTGATCCGGTCTGCCGGCTCCCTCTGTGGGACGGGTATGATTCATGGTTGTCCAGCGATGTGGCGGATCTGAATAGCGTGTCCAGCCGTCCGTTTGCCGGTGCGATGATTGCAGCCCTGTTTCTGCGCCGTTTCGTTCCGCCTGAGACTGCATGGGTTCATTACGACCTCTATGCATGGAACGATGAGAACAGGCCGGGTCGTCCGCGCGGTGGTGAAGGCCAGATATTGCGCGGCTTGGTAGGTTCATTGTCTCATTATTACAAATAA